A single Homalodisca vitripennis isolate AUS2020 unplaced genomic scaffold, UT_GWSS_2.1 ScUCBcl_8177;HRSCAF=16180, whole genome shotgun sequence DNA region contains:
- the LOC124374382 gene encoding inter-alpha-trypsin inhibitor heavy chain H4-like, translating into MGLFDNPATFGTRLDSLDNTEERNQTKEEKALNLALQYSFVTPLTSLVVVKPNETESVRGHNTSETWFK; encoded by the exons ATGGGCTTATTTGACAATCCAGCAACTTTTGGAACAAGGCTGGACTCATTGGATAACACCGAAGAGAGAAACCAAACTAAAGAAGAAAAAGCTCTTAACCTAGCTTTAcag TATTCTTTTGTGACTCCGCTCACTTCTCTTGTTGTCGTCAAGCCGAACGAAACTGAGTCTGTCCGTGGACACAACACAAGTGAAACCTG